The following are encoded together in the Deltaproteobacteria bacterium genome:
- a CDS encoding aspartate aminotransferase family protein, with translation MTPEIEEKFGPRKMEGMWSKMLGYHPYKPILDRAEGIYLYDNEGNRFIDVSGGPIAINLGHGDRRIREAINKQLEKFEYCHPMLSSQPRAELCERISQITPWDLNTVFPVSGGSLAIETAIKLARQYHVETGNDQKYKIITCHESYHGMTLGALSAAGGPGSQTKFVPYMHPWPHIHQPSSRPPAGMSTEEYAEFCNYELEEAIHYAGERHVAAFMATPVSAGEDYGFVAPKEYWQKVREICDKYNILFIADEVVTGFGRTGKWFGMEHFDVKPDIMITGKGMSSLYAPMGAAIASDKVNEPFAKGAAFVHGFTNQGHPIACAAAKAVIDIIEEDGLIENSAEVGSYLHSQAERLLKHPIIAGKRGIGMLMPLELVMNKETMEFFPQGAEAERKLQTLALKNGLVLYSTLYGPRRPAAHKRGLPIFVFPPICITSEQVDDMLDRLDTTLTELEEEMGV, from the coding sequence ATGACACCGGAAATTGAAGAAAAATTTGGACCAAGAAAAATGGAAGGCATGTGGAGTAAAATGCTTGGCTATCATCCGTATAAACCAATTTTGGATAGAGCTGAGGGGATATATCTCTATGATAACGAGGGGAATCGTTTCATTGATGTATCTGGAGGGCCAATCGCTATAAATCTGGGTCACGGTGACAGGAGAATTCGCGAGGCTATAAACAAGCAATTGGAAAAGTTCGAGTACTGTCATCCGATGCTTTCCAGCCAGCCTCGGGCGGAGCTATGCGAGAGAATTAGCCAAATTACACCATGGGATTTGAATACCGTCTTTCCTGTCTCGGGTGGATCTTTGGCGATTGAGACGGCTATTAAACTGGCTCGCCAGTATCACGTTGAAACGGGGAATGATCAAAAATACAAAATTATAACCTGCCACGAAAGCTATCATGGCATGACGCTGGGGGCGCTTTCAGCAGCCGGTGGTCCTGGATCCCAGACCAAGTTTGTGCCTTATATGCATCCCTGGCCGCATATTCATCAGCCTAGCTCTCGTCCCCCTGCAGGTATGAGTACCGAAGAATACGCGGAGTTTTGCAATTATGAACTGGAGGAAGCGATCCATTATGCCGGGGAACGGCACGTGGCGGCCTTCATGGCAACACCGGTAAGCGCAGGGGAGGATTACGGGTTTGTGGCTCCCAAGGAATATTGGCAGAAGGTAAGGGAGATCTGTGACAAGTACAATATACTTTTCATCGCTGATGAAGTTGTGACGGGCTTTGGCCGAACCGGCAAGTGGTTTGGTATGGAGCACTTTGATGTAAAACCCGATATTATGATCACCGGAAAGGGGATGTCCAGCCTGTACGCGCCCATGGGGGCGGCGATCGCTAGTGATAAGGTTAATGAGCCGTTTGCCAAAGGCGCTGCCTTTGTGCACGGCTTTACCAATCAGGGACATCCGATAGCATGTGCCGCCGCTAAAGCTGTTATTGATATCATAGAGGAAGATGGTTTAATCGAAAATAGTGCCGAAGTCGGGTCGTACTTGCACTCACAAGCGGAGCGGCTGCTGAAGCATCCCATCATTGCAGGAAAACGGGGCATCGGGATGTTAATGCCTCTTGAGCTGGTCATGAATAAAGAGACCATGGAATTCTTTCCTCAAGGTGCGGAGGCAGAGCGCAAACTACAGACCCTTGCATTAAAAAATGGCCTTGTTTTATATTCCACTTTATATGGTCCTCGTCGACCGGCCGCCCATAAACGCGGCTTGCCTATCTTTGTGTTTCCACCCATCTGTATCACCAGCGAGCAGGTAGATGATATGCTGGATCGCCTTGACACCACCTTAACTGAACTTGAAGAGGAAATGGGGGTTTAA
- the ald gene encoding alanine dehydrogenase, with protein MLIGVPKEVKNSEFRVGMVPAGVRILTEAGHQVFIEENAGKGSGITDEEYVKAGAVLLPEAAQVYDRAEMIVKVKEPLPGEYSLIREDQILFTYLHLAPAPELTRALMDCRCIGVAYETIQLDDGSLPLLTPMSEVAGRIAPQVGAHYLEKIHGGRGVLLGGVPGVEKGRVTVIGGGVVGANATKIAVGLGADVYVLDVNPRRLAALDDIFGNAIATVMANHENIARLVSVSDLVIGAVLIPGAKSPDLVTREMISTMPPGSVVVDVAIDQGGCIETSRPTSHEDPVFVVDEVIHYCVTNMPAIVARTSTFALTNVTLPYALEIANKGIERAIKGNMALASGVNLYKGKITCPGVAEPMGCLCEDVLRLLA; from the coding sequence ATGCTGATTGGTGTGCCCAAAGAGGTTAAGAATAGTGAGTTCCGGGTTGGCATGGTTCCGGCGGGCGTTCGCATATTAACGGAAGCCGGTCATCAGGTTTTTATCGAGGAGAATGCGGGCAAGGGAAGCGGCATTACTGACGAGGAGTATGTGAAGGCCGGCGCTGTCCTGCTTCCAGAGGCTGCCCAGGTCTATGACCGGGCCGAGATGATCGTCAAGGTCAAGGAGCCCCTGCCCGGGGAATACTCCTTGATCAGGGAGGATCAGATCCTCTTTACCTATTTGCATCTCGCGCCTGCCCCTGAACTGACCCGGGCCTTGATGGACTGCCGGTGCATCGGGGTGGCCTACGAGACGATCCAGCTGGATGATGGATCGCTCCCGCTGCTGACGCCCATGAGTGAGGTGGCCGGGCGCATCGCGCCCCAGGTTGGCGCTCATTATCTTGAAAAAATCCACGGCGGCCGCGGGGTGTTGTTAGGGGGAGTGCCTGGGGTGGAAAAAGGCAGGGTCACGGTTATCGGCGGGGGAGTGGTCGGAGCCAATGCCACTAAAATCGCGGTTGGCCTTGGGGCCGATGTCTACGTGCTCGACGTTAACCCCCGGCGGCTGGCGGCCCTGGATGATATTTTTGGTAACGCCATTGCCACGGTCATGGCCAACCACGAAAATATCGCGCGCCTGGTTTCGGTCTCAGACCTGGTTATCGGGGCCGTTCTCATCCCCGGGGCCAAGTCCCCGGACCTGGTCACCCGGGAGATGATCTCCACCATGCCGCCTGGATCGGTGGTGGTGGATGTGGCCATTGACCAGGGGGGCTGCATCGAGACCAGCCGGCCGACGAGCCATGAAGATCCGGTCTTTGTGGTGGATGAGGTTATCCACTACTGCGTGACCAACATGCCTGCCATTGTGGCGCGAACCTCAACCTTTGCCTTGACCAACGTTACGCTGCCTTATGCCCTCGAGATTGCCAACAAGGGTATCGAGCGGGCCATAAAGGGAAATATGGCCCTGGCGTCAGGCGTGAATCTTTATAAAGGGAAGATCACTTGCCCCGGGGTGGCCGAGCCGATGGGCTGCCTCTGTGAGGATGTCTTGAGGCTTTTGGCATAA
- a CDS encoding Lrp/AsnC family transcriptional regulator has product MALSALDKDLIRLLSQDGRMPTGEMAQNLEVTNPTVRSRMKALMRSGVLKVAGLVDPFKIENLIIVLVALNIEKHQQLDEKVEQISKLDLVHWAAVVTGRYDIIVEVISPNGMPDFYRFLTVELPKVGGILSSESFMIMKAKCKWILLPDQMKDW; this is encoded by the coding sequence ATGGCCTTGAGCGCCCTGGATAAGGACCTCATCCGTCTCCTGAGCCAGGACGGCCGGATGCCCACCGGAGAAATGGCGCAAAACCTGGAGGTGACCAATCCGACCGTCCGTTCCAGGATGAAGGCCCTGATGCGTTCTGGAGTTTTAAAGGTCGCCGGTCTGGTGGATCCCTTTAAGATTGAAAATCTCATCATTGTCCTTGTGGCCCTCAATATCGAAAAGCACCAGCAGCTCGATGAAAAGGTGGAGCAGATTTCAAAGCTGGACCTGGTCCACTGGGCTGCGGTTGTCACCGGCCGTTATGATATTATAGTCGAGGTTATCTCGCCGAACGGGATGCCTGATTTTTACCGGTTCCTGACGGTGGAGCTTCCCAAAGTAGGCGGCATCCTTTCGAGTGAATCATTTATGATTATGAAGGCCAAATGCAAATGGATTTTGCTGCCTGATCAGATGAAGGATTGGTGA